Part of the Chloroflexota bacterium genome, ACCCTGGGCAGGAAGCTGGCTAGCTCCACCAGCTCGTGGTAATGGGTGGCAAACAGGGTCTTGGCGCCAAGCCCGGGATAGCTGTGGATATACTCGGCGACGGCGCGGGCAATGGAAAGCCCATCATAGGTGCTGGTGCCCCGCCCGATCTCATCCAGGATGATCAGGGAACGATAGGTGGCATTGTTGAGGATATTGGCTGTCTCCACCATCTCCACCATAAAGGTGGACTGGCCGGCAGCCAGGTCTTCCTGAGCCCCAATCCTGGTGAAGATGCGATCCACCAGACCAATGGCGGCAGAGTCCGCCGGCACAAAACTGCCCACCTGGGCCAGCAACACGATGACGGCCACCTGACGCAGATAGGTAGATTTGCCAGACATATTTGGTCCGGTGAGGATGATCATCTGGGAATCCTTGTTGGAGAGAAAAGTATCGTTGGGTATGAAGCTTCCATCACTGAGGCTTCGTTCTACCACTGGATGACGTCCTCCACTGATGGAAATGACATCGTCGTTGTTCAGATTGGGACGGCAGTAGTTGTACCGCACCGCCACCTCAGCCAGGCTGGAGAAAACGTCGAGATGCGCCAGGGCATCGGCCACAGCCAGGATACTCTCCCCCCAACCGCCGACCTGATGGCACACCTGACGGAAGAGATCAGCCTCCAGCTCAGCCATCTTCTCCTGGGCATTGAGGATCAGCGACTCATACTCCTTCAGTTCCACTGTGAAGAAGCGCTCCGCCCCGGAAAGCGTCTGCTTGCGGATGTAGTCGGACGGCACAGAGGCCAGATTGGACCGGCTCACTTCAATGTAATAGCCAAAAACCCTGTTGTAGCCCATCTTGAGAGACTTGATCCCCGTGCGCTCCCTCTCCTGACGTTCCAGGTTAGCCAAGTACTGCTTGGCATCCTTTGATGCACTGCGGAGTTGGTCGAGCTCTGGTGAAAAGCCCGGCTTTATCACCCCACCATCGTCCAGGGTTGCCGGAGCGTCATCGGCAACAGCCTGAGAGATCAGAGCGACAACCTCATCGCAAGTTTGGAGCTTGGCCACCAGCCATTCGGGAGTGCCGCCTTCCGCGAGGACAGCCTTTATCTGGGGAATAACCTCCACGTTATGCCGCAGCGTTACCAGTTCCCTGGGGTTGGCATGGCCACCCCTCACCCTGTTGACTAAACGTTCCAGGTCGCCTATCTGATGCAGCAAAGAGATGACCTTACCACGGGCAATGGTATCGTTATGAAACTTCTCCACCACATCCTGCCGCTCCACCAACTGAGCCAGATCCAAAAGGGGATGCCCCAGCCATCTTCTGATCAACCTGCCACCCATGGGAGTCTGGGGGAGGTCGATGACGGAGAGGATCGAACCAGCAGTAGTACCTGAACGACTGCTCTCGAAAAGTTCCAGATTCCGCCGCGTCTGGGCATCCAGCATCATATACTGCTCAGTGGAGTAAGTGCTCAACTGAGTCAGCAGTGCCAGAGCACCTTTCTGGTTTTCCTGAAGGTAGTGGAGGATGGCTCCGGCCGCCCTGATAGCCAGAGGGAGGTGGGCACAGCCATACCCCTCCAGAGTGGCCACGCCGAAGTGATCCAGAAGGCCCTGGCGCGCTGTTTCCACATCAGACCAGTATTCGTCAACTGGGCTCACTGAGCCAAGCCGCGATAGATCAGGGAAATCCAGATTACGGGGAATGAGGATTTCCGAAGGGTGCAATCTCTCCAATTCAGGAAGAAGGCGATCTACAGGAACCTCAGTAGTGGCGAATTCAGACGTCGTTATATCAACGTGAGCCAACCCTGCTCGATCATTATCGATAACCACGCTGGCAAGATAGTTATTGGCCGTTCCCTCAAGGAGGCTGGGCTCGATGACCGTCCCCGGCGTCACCACCCGCACTACATCCCTCTCCACCAGACCCTGACCCGGAGGGCTCAGTTGTTCGCAGATAGCCACCTTATAGCCCCGATTGATGAGCCTGGCCATGTAGTTGTTCAGAGCATGGTATGGGATGCCAGCCATGGGAAACCTCTGTCCTTTGCCCATCTCCCTGGAGGTAAGGGTGATCTCCAGCAACTTGGAGACCAGCCTGGCATCCTCATCAAAGGTCTCGTAGAAATCACCCAGGCGGAAGAGGACAATGGCCTCGGGGTATCTC contains:
- the mutS gene encoding DNA mismatch repair protein MutS, with amino-acid sequence MLRITSFIVEYGKDGEAKLTPVRRQYLRIKQRYPEAIVLFRLGDFYETFDEDARLVSKLLEITLTSREMGKGQRFPMAGIPYHALNNYMARLINRGYKVAICEQLSPPGQGLVERDVVRVVTPGTVIEPSLLEGTANNYLASVVIDNDRAGLAHVDITTSEFATTEVPVDRLLPELERLHPSEILIPRNLDFPDLSRLGSVSPVDEYWSDVETARQGLLDHFGVATLEGYGCAHLPLAIRAAGAILHYLQENQKGALALLTQLSTYSTEQYMMLDAQTRRNLELFESSRSGTTAGSILSVIDLPQTPMGGRLIRRWLGHPLLDLAQLVERQDVVEKFHNDTIARGKVISLLHQIGDLERLVNRVRGGHANPRELVTLRHNVEVIPQIKAVLAEGGTPEWLVAKLQTCDEVVALISQAVADDAPATLDDGGVIKPGFSPELDQLRSASKDAKQYLANLERQERERTGIKSLKMGYNRVFGYYIEVSRSNLASVPSDYIRKQTLSGAERFFTVELKEYESLILNAQEKMAELEADLFRQVCHQVGGWGESILAVADALAHLDVFSSLAEVAVRYNYCRPNLNNDDVISISGGRHPVVERSLSDGSFIPNDTFLSNKDSQMIILTGPNMSGKSTYLRQVAVIVLLAQVGSFVPADSAAIGLVDRIFTRIGAQEDLAAGQSTFMVEMVETANILNNATYRSLIILDEIGRGTSTYDGLSIARAVAEYIHSYPGLGAKTLFATHYHELVELASFLPRV